The Patescibacteria group bacterium genomic sequence ATGCTTATGACGCAAAATCGTTCCGATAAACAACTAATCGCCGATTATCTTGCTGGCGACGAACCATCGCTGGAGGTTTTAATTCAGCAATATCTGAAGCCAATATACAGTTTTGTTTATAGATATGTGGGCAATATGGACAATACGGAAGATATCACCCAAGAGGTATTTGCGCGAATGTGGAAGAATATTAAAAAATTTGACCCCAAAAGAAAATTCAAAACTTGGCTTTTTAGTATTGCCAAAAACGCGGCCATTGATTTCTTGAGAAAGAAAAAAACCATACCATTTTCGGAATTTTTCGCCCAAGGCAGATCCGCTTTTGATGGAAAAAATGAAGAGGGAGAAAATATGATTTACGAAACATTAAGCGATCCAGCTCCCCTTCCCGATGAATTACTTGAACGCGCGGATATCGCCCAAATGCTCGCCTCGGCAATGGATAAACTTTCACCCAAATATCGTATGGTGATATTCCTTCGCTACAATGACCATTTTACTTTTCACGAAATCGCTGAATCCCTAGAAGAGCCGCTCAATACTGTAAAAAGCCGCCACAGAAGAGCGCTTGTTAAACTTAGACAAATTATTACTAAATCCGCCTGATACAGACCCGCCTAAATCTAGGCGGGTTTTATGATTATCCCTTTTGAATTACGAAATCCACGATTTGCCCATCGAAAGAACCCCCCTACCCCCCCTGTCAGGGGGAAATTTGTATTTTCTAACCTTCCACAAGGGGGTAAAGTATGGACGGGTGCACCAAAATGCATTCTTTGTTCGTATTAGTATATGTAGTAAACCCCGTTAGAGAACCTCGTTTTCTAACCCCGTCTAGAAATTTATTTCTAACGGGGCTAACGGTCTGCACCAATTAAAATCGGCGTATCCGTTACAAATTCATTTATAACGGGATGCACTTTCTCTAACGGGGTGAAAAACTATGCATAAAAACTACGAACAACTTTTTTCTCACCTTACGCCTCCAGAAATGCCGGATAATCTTTTTGAAAAGACGATGCGCCGCATCCAAAAAGAACGTCAATCTTCCATTCTTAAACGAAAGGTGATGATTCTCTCTATCGGAATGATTGGAATAATAGGCGCGGCAGCGGCTTTTATCCCTGCTTTTAAAATGGCGCAAACCGAACTGAGCGAATCTGGCTTTCCGTATTTTTTGTCATTAATATTTTCTGATTTTGAAACTGTGGTTGCATATTGGCAAAACTTCATTATGTCGCTTTTAGAAACATTGCCCGTTATGGGTTTAGCTACACTTCTCCTAACCATCTTAGTGTTTTTAGGCTCACTAAAATTTCTTGTAAGAAATGTTAAATCAATTTTTACACTAACAAATAACGCCTAAATTTATGGATTTCAACCAATTTTTTCGCTCAAAAATATTTAAAATTACACTCTTGACGATCGGGCTGCTAATCATCATTCTGCTTATTTTCCAAGCAGGAATGCTTGTCGGTTTCAAAAAAGCAGGTTTTTCCTACCGCTGGGGAGAGAATTATCATCGTAATTTTGCCGGACCTCGCGGAGGATTCTTTCAAGACTTTGCAGACAAGGATTTTATTGAAGCTCACGGTGTTTTCGGTCCAATTATTAAAATTGACGGTTCTACCCTTGTTATTAAAGGAGAAAGGGATATAGAGAAAATAATTTTATTGAAAGATGACACCGTAATTAAACATTTTCAAGACACAATCAAACCCGGCGATTTAAAAATTGACGACCATATTATCGTTATTGGCTCCCCTAATGATGCTGGTCAAATAGAAGCAAAATTAATTCGGGTTTTGCCGCCGCCATCTTCCGGGATGCCACCACCACCTGGAATGTAACCGTATTTATTAAAGATTATATATCAAAAATATGCTGCGAAATTTTTTCAAAATGATATCGCGCCACAAAATTATCACAACAATAGTTATTCTTGCGCTAGCAGGCGGTGGCTATTTCGGATATAAGGCATTAAAAGGAAACACAACCGAAACCCGCTATGTTTTGGCAACGGTTGAAAAAGGAACACTTGTGACATCGGTTACGGGAACTGGACAAGTGTTACCCGTTAATCAAATAGACATTAAACCCAGAGTTGCCGGCGACATAATTGATATTAATTTGAAAAGCGGCCAAGCGGTGTCTTCCGGCGAAGTTATTGCCAAACTTGATGTGAGAGATGCTACAAAAGCCGTAAGCGATGCAAAAATAAACCTGAATAGCGCAAAACTTGCTTTAGAAAAATTAACATCCTCATCTTTATCAACAAAACAAGATTATGTAGATGCTTATAATACTCTTGAGGGCGCGTTCCTTAATCTCACTACGAGTATTAACGGAATTGATGATATCTTGCATTATTCTTCTTATATCTGGGGTGATAATGGCAAGGCAGTGGAAGCATTCGGAGGCACTGCCACAACATATAGAAAAGACGCGGAACAAAAATATGCCGCCGCGCGCCAAAAATATGATAAAAATTTAAAAGATTATTCAGCTTTAAACCGAGACTCCGCGATAAGCACTTTAGAATCAGTTTTGGAGGAAACATACAACACGATAGAACTCTCCACGGAAGCGATAAAAAGCACAAAAGTACTGGTGGATTATGTCAATAATGAAACTGATCCAAATAATCGCACAACAGCAATGACAGTAGACCAAACGAGTCTTGCGACCTATACAACTAAAGCTGATTCCGATCTTACAGATCTTTTAGCGGCACAACAGGCAATTAAAGATTCGCAACAGGCAATTAAGGATTCACAAATTGATGTTCAATCGCAACAACTCGCTATTCAACTCAAAGAAAGCGCGCTTGGAAGTGTCCAAAAGGACCTCCCGAAGTATACTGTTGTCGCCCCGTTTGATGGCGTGATCACAACCGTAAATTCAAAAAAGGGAGACTCTATTACCACGGCAACAGCAATTGCCACGCTCATTAGCAAAGAGATGATTGCAGAGGTTACCCTTAATGAAGTTGATATGGCGAAAGTTCAATTAGGTCAGAAGGCAACGCTCACCTTTGACGCGATTGAAGGTTTAAGCCTCACAGGGGAGGTGGCAGAAATTGACACACTAGGAACAGTAACCCAAGGAGTGGTGACTTACAATGCGACAATCGCTTTTGATACGCAAGATAAAAGGATAAAACCCAATATGAGCGTTTCCGCCACGATCATCACTGAAGCAAAACAAAATGTTTTGTTGGTTCCCAATTCCGCGGTCAAATCTTCAGGCAATAATACAAATTACGTGGAAATGCTTGAACCGACGGTTATTGCGAGCCAACCTGCGGCAGGGAGTGCTGGCATTGTCTCAAGGACGCCTCCGAGAGACCAACAAATACAAGTTGGTTTAGTGAATGACACATCCACAGAAGTCATAAGCGGACTCAAAGAAGGCGACCAAGTGATTATTCAAACTATCAACACATCAAGTACGCAAAGTACTCAATCGCAAAGTCAAGGTGGTCTATTTCAAGTGCCAGGAGGAGCCAACAGAGGCGGTGGCGCTGGAATTAGAGGCGCTTCGCAAATCCACGACGATTAATTTAACCCCGCTCCCTCCCTCTCCGCCTCCCCCTCGGGCAGGGGGAGAGCCGCTCCCTTCCCCTTCGAACCCGCTACGCCGACCCGCTACGCCAGAGTGTCAGCGAGGCGAGCAGGAGGAGTAAATTTCGTAATTTAAGGTTTAATATGATTGAATGCAAAAATATAACAAAAATATACCAAAGCGGCACAGTGGAAACAATCGCTCTCAAGGGAATATCATTAACCATTAAAGATGGTGAATTTGTGGCTATCATAGGCCCTTCTGGTTCAGGCAAATCAACCCTAATGCACATAATAGGAGCGCTGGATACGCCAACAGAAGGCGAATATTTATTTGATGGTGATGATGTTTCCAAACTTTCTGATGACGAATTAGCCGACATCAGAAAAAATAAAATCGGATTTGTTTTCCAATCATTTAACCTCTTGCCGCGCGCAACCGTTTTGCGCAATGTTGTGTTGCCGCTCGTTTACGCTGGCATCCCAAAGAGTGAGCGTGAAGCGCGAGCGAAAACCGCGCTCCAAAACGCGGGTTTAAGCGAATCTCACTTTAATCATCTTTCTAATCAACTTTCAGGTGGACAAATGCAGAGAGTGGCAATCGCGCGGGCGCTCGTCAACAATCCAACACTGATTTTAGCTGATGAACCAACGGGTAACCTTGATAGTAAAACTGGTGAAGCTGTTCTTAAAACTTTTCAGAGTCTAAACAAACAAGGCAAAACAATTATTTTAATTACTCACGAAAAATATATCGCAGAGAGAACGAAACGCATAATTGATATCAAGGACGGAGAAATTATTGAAGATATTGCTACTCATCATTCTAAAACAGCTCAACAAATTCAAGAATAAAAAATATGTTCATCGCTGATCTATTTCAAGAAACATTTTCGGCTATATTTGTAAATAAAGCACGTTCGGGACTTACTATGCTTGGTATTGTTATTGGCATTGGTTCAGTGATCGCGATGATCTCTATTGGCCAAGGAGCGCAAGGTTCAATTGAATCCAGCATCCAATCAATCGGATCAAATCTAATATTAATTATGCCTGGATTTCAAAGAGGATTCAGCCAAGTTAGCTCCGGGCGCGGCGCGGCAACAACTTTAACCCAAGCCGATGCCGATGCCATCCAAAAAGAAATTACGCTGACGAAAGCTGTTGCTCCGGAAATCTCAAGAAGATATCAAGTAACCGCGAAGGGTAAAAATACCAACACGCAAATTGTGGGAACCGTCGCAGTATATCCAGAAGTGCGCAATATTCAAATTGACAATGGTTCATTTATTTCTGATCAAAATGTGGTTGGTTTATCTAAAGTAGCTGTGCTCGGCCCTACGACAAGAGATGATCTTTTCGGAGAAGGCACAAACCCCATCGGAGCAAGTATCCGCATCAACCACGTGGATTTCAAAGTGATCGGCGTTACTAAATCCAAAGGGGGTAGCGGCTTTGGCAGCCAAGATGATGTGATTTTCGTGCCCCTTTCCACAGCCCAACGGTTTCTCGCGGGCGATACTTACGTGACCACAATCAGCGTGGAAGCAATGGACCAAAACTCTATGGTTACCATTCAGCAGGAAATCAGTGATTTATTGCTCCAAAGACATAATATATCTGATCCCCAGCTCGCCGACTTTCAAATATTAAATCAGCAGGATATTGTGCAAACCGCTTCAACAGTGACAAACACTTTTACAATGCTCCTTGCTTCCATAGCTGGTATCTCTCTTATCGTGGGCGGCATCGGCATTATGAATATGATGCTCACGACCGTCACGGAACGGACGCGGGAAATCGGATTGCGCAAAGCCATTGGCGCCAAAAAGAAAGACATTAATCTTCAATTTCTGACTGAAGCTATTATGCTTACATTTATAAGCGGAATAATTGGGGTCTTCTTGGGGTGGCTGGTCTCTTTAATAATTTCTCATTTTGGTGGTATTGCGACACAAATTTCACTATCTTCAATCATCTTGGCATTTGGCGTGTCAGCCGCTATCGGAATTATCTTTGGTTATTACCCCGCCCGCCGTGCCGCGGGACTAAATCCTATAGAGGCGCTGCGCTATGAATAATACAAAATTTTAATTCTTAATTTTTGATTTTTAACTAACTCTTATTTGCCCTGTTAGAAATAAATTTCTAAACGGAGTCAGAGAATGAGGTTCCCCCAATGGAGTTTGCTTAATTTTTATTGACATTATAAATAAGATAATAATTTAATAACTTAATAAAAAATAACCAAAAAATTATGACTACAGAAAATTTATCAAAAACATCTAACGGGATAAAAAAAATATTGCCTATGGTGATTTTGCTGATATTGGTTATTGGTGGCGGAACTTTTTACGGAGGAATGAAATATAGTCAAAGCAAGAGAGGTAATCCAAACTTCGGAAATCTTTCACCAGAACAACGTCAGCAACTCGGCGCGAACGCGAGAGGAGGATTAAGATCAGGAAATCAGGGAAGAGATAATTTTACTGCTGGAGAAATCATTGCTAAAGATGATAAAAGCGTAACCGTTAAACTCAGTGATGGCGGTTCAAAAATTATTTTCTTTTCGGATTCTACTGAAGTTGTAAAATCGGTGAGCGGCGCTGCAAGCGACTTAGAAATCGGTAAGACAATTACCGTAAATGGCACAGCGAATCAGGACGGCAGTATGACCGCCCAATCAATTCAGCTAAGACCGGCAAATCCACCTACTCCCTAATATGGAAACAAAAGCAAGTATACGGGGAATAAATCCCGCGTTAATTTTGATGCGGGATTTTTATAATCGGAAATAAAAAAAGGTAATTAACTTTTGTTTGTTAATTACCTTAAATAATAATTTCACTATCACGCCGGCCGGACGTCCGTCTTTACAGGTACTTTCTTTTCAGCTTCTTGAACAGCTTTTAGGATTTCATCGAGTCCTGCTTCTCCCTTCTGCACCACCTGACAGCCCATATTTGTTATCTCCTCTAAGACTTCTGAGTCGTCAACCACTTATCCCGCTTTCTTCTTCATTTTAATCTGAACACCTTTCACCGCGATCTTCTCTTTTAAATTAACAACTTTTTTCTTCTTTATCTCTTTGATGGGTTTATCCGAGACTAGGGCTTCATTTAAAACCTGATCCATATTGGAAACGGGGATGAATTTTAATTCAGCTCTCGCTTCTTTCGGAATTTCATTTAAGTCCTTTTGGTTATCCTTGGGAATAATGACCACTTTAGCTCCAGCCCGATGGGCGGCTAAAGCTTTTTCTTTTAAACCGCCGATTTCCAATGTATTGCCGCGAAGCGTCACCTCACCCGTCATTGCCACCTCTCTCTTCACAGGACGCCTAGAAATAGCGGAAATTAAGGCGGTGGTAATCGCAATCCCGGCTGATGGTCCGTCTTTAGGAATGGCGCCGGCAGGAACATGGACATGAATATCATTCTTTTGAAAAAAATTCTCATCAATTCCCAACGCCCGCGCCTTGCTGCGCGCATAGGAAAGAGCGGCTTGCGCCGATTCCTTCATTACCTCGCCGAGCTGACCAGTCAAAATCAAATTACCCTTGCCAACCATTGTCGTGGCTTCAATGGACAAAATTTCGCCGCCAGCCTGGGTCCAGGCAAGACCTGTCACCACCCCGATCTCATTTTTTTTCTCGGTCAAAGAGAGGGCGAATTTGGCTGGCCCAAGGTATTTGCCAAGTTCCGCAAGTTTAATCCGATAGCCTTTTTTCTTACCATTTCCCGCAATCTTGCGCACAATCTTGCGACACAAAGTGGCAATCTCTCTTTCCAGATTACGCACACCCGCTTCCCGCGTATATTCTGTGATCACCGCCCGAATCACCGCATCATTAATTAGCAAATCTTTATTCTTCAAACCGTGGGATTTATACAGTTTTGGCAAAAGATGCCTTTTGGCAATGGCGAGTTTTTCATCCTCGGTATACCCGGGAAAATGAATCACTTCCATCCGATCACGCAGAGCAGAAGGAATCGTGTCTAAAACATTGGCGGTGGTGATAAACATCGCCTTGGATAAGTCAAAGGGCACTTCCAGATAATGATCGGAAAACTCATAATTTTGCTCGGGATCCAGAGCTTCCAAAAGCGCGGAGGTAGGATCGCCGCGAAAATCCTTGCCGACCTTGTCAATCTCATCAAGCATAAAAACAGGATTTTTCTCGCCTACCGTGTTCATTCCTTGAATGATGCGTCCCGGAAGAGCGCCGACATAAGTGCGCCTGTGCCCCCGAATCTCTGCTTCGTCGCGAACCCCGCCCAAGCTCATCCGAAAAAATTTTCGGCCAAGCGCGCGCGCAATAGATTTGCCAATAGAGGTTTTACCCGTGCCGGGCGGTCCTACAAAGCATAAAATCGGCCCTTTAATCTTGCCGACCATCTTCTGCACCGCTAAATATTCAATGATTCTCTCCTTAATCTTTTCCAAGCCATAATGATCCTCGGCTAAAATTTTCTCCGCTTTTTTGATGTCAATTTCGGTTTTCGCTTCCCGCGACCAAGGCAAATCAATGAGCCAGTCCAAATAAGTGCGCAGATAAGAAATTTCCGGCGAAAAAGAAGGCATTTGTTCCATGCGGGCTAATTCTTTCAAAGCGACCTTCTCCACGTTCTCGGGCATCTTTGCCATTTTGATTTTCGCCTGCAAATCTTCACCCCCCGCGCCCTCTCCTTCGCCCAGTTCTTTCTGAATGCTCTTTAATTGCTCGCGCAAAAACATCTCTTTCTGCATTTTGCCTAATTCCTTCTGGGTTTTGCGTTCAATTCTTTTCCCTGTTTCCAAAATTTGTTTCTCGCGCGCGAGGTGGCGAGAGAGCAATGCCAATCTCTCCTGAATGCCCACAGTCTCTAAAATCTTCTGCCGTTCTTCCAGCGATAAATCTAAATTAAAAACAATAAGATCAATCATCTGATCAGGGGTTTTGGCGTTAAAAATCGCGACAAGAACATCCAAAGGAACCATCTTGCCCATAGAAATGCATTCTTTGAATTGGGCGAGAATATTCCGAATCAAAGCCTTGACCGCCAGAGTGTTTTTTTCTTTGGGCTCTAAAACTTTGATCCTCACCTTAAGAAAAGGTGATTCCTGCGCAAGATCCAAAATCTTAGCGCGAGCCATACCTTCTATAATTACCTTTATTGAACCGTCCGGCAATAATAAATCTTGAGCAATCATCGCCACCGTGCCCATTTTGTAAATATTTTTCAAAGTCACTCCCCCTATCTCTTCTTTTTTCCCTTCTTCCTTTTTTGGGGAAATTTGGGTGACAAAAAGGGCAAGGCGATCCTTCTTCACCGCTTCCTCGAGGGCGGCGACGCTTTTTTTCTCGCGAATAATTAAAGGTAAAACCAGTTTTGGAAAAATCACCGCGTCTTGCACTGCAACCAAAGGCATCACTTTTTTAATTTGGGGTTTTTTAGGGTTAGGGGGATTAATCTCTTTACTTTGAAAGTTGAGGCTGAAATCTTCGTTATCTCCCTCAATCTCTCCTTCTTCAGGGTCAATGTCCGCGGGAGCGTTATTTGGATGCATCATTTTTGTTTTTAGGTTAAATATGGAACTGTGAATTATAAAACTTCCATAAAATCATAAAATATTCCTCCCGCTTAGGGAAGCGAGGGGTCTAGGAGGGCTTCTGAAAGTTTATCTCCCACCCCTTCCACCTCCCCCTCGGGCAGGGGGAGGACCGCTCCCACCCCCTCTTGCCTCCCCGCTCAGGGCAGTGGGAGTGCATAAGGCTTAACTAAATTTATTATAACATATTTCAGAAAATAAAAAAGGGCGGTATGTTTTTCAGAACATATGCCCTCAAGACTTTTGAGATCTCTCCTTTCGAAGTTTTTTTAATTCTTTGATACCGGATACCTCAGGCTTGCCTAATTCCTCCAAGACGCGTTTCCAATATTTATCCCTTTGAAGAATACAACCGCCCCCGCAAAGAAGACCAAATAAAAAAAATAAAATAGCGGGAAGAATCCATTCCATTCTAACACTCCTTTTCATAATAAGGACACACTTTACAAGCATATGATCTTGTTTCACTACAATGAAAGCATTCGGGCGGATCCGTATAATGCGGAGCATTTTTTATCCCTCGCCAAAGAGGATAAACTATAACCACAAACAAAAAAAAGGCTATAAGAATACTGAAAAGCATCCTCATTCAGTACACCTCCTATCATTGAATAATTATCACCGCTTTCCTTCCCTGTTCTATTTTCTCTTTCGTCCCAGGGAAATCGTGAATCGCGTTATATAATACATCGTAAGGATAGAAGTAATGTTCACCGCGCCGCGTGCCGGGGTCATTAGCGATAAATCCCTTTTCATTAAAACCAATCAAAACTAAATTGTGATATAAAGGACCGGGTGGGGTAAAATAAGGATTATAGAGAAGGCGGCCCGCTGCCGGAACAATAACGGGATTACCAGCCGCAATTTCTCTTTTTAAGCTAGAAATACTAATATCATAGCTTACCCTTACTTTTTTGTAATGATAACACTCTTCTGCCAATTTAGCAATACCCTCGGCATCACTATCTTTGTAATCGCCATAATGCTTAATCTGGAACTCAATGAGCGCGTCCAGCTCCTGCCGCATTAACTCTTTGGTTAAAACTTTCTTTTGCCGAAAATAATGAACCATCACGATACTCGCTTCTTCGCAGGATTCCTCGTCGCGTTCGTCCCACTTGCTATAAGGGGATTGGGAAGCGAAGGGCACATCTAATAGAAATTCCGAAGGTATTTTCTCTTCTTCACGGGGGATCTTTGCTGACGCAAGGGGCAAAGAACCTTGAGGCAAACTACTCGTGTCTTTTTGCTCCTTTACCTCCATAGTCTCAGGGGTTGAGGGCAAATCACTATTGTGTTGCGCGGATTGCTGTACTTCTAAAAATTCTACCTCCACCCTACTCCAATATAAAATAAACCCCGCGGCAATAATGCTCAAGGTTAAAACTAGGAAGATGCTTTTCTTAGGTGAAATAATCATTAAAAAAATTATTCAGAGACCTGAAAATATAATTCTAAAACCACACCAAGAATTAAAACTCCTAACAAAACATAAGGCATCCAGTGAGAAAAAGGCAGGCGATAAGAAACCCTCTTTTTCCCTTTGCGCCGCGCGGCGTAAAAAAGCTTAATCATCAAGACGCCCTCAATTCCAACAATAAAAACACCTATTAAAGAAATAATCCCTATAAAATCCCGCGCTCCCACCAAAAATAAACACAGCGGAACAATAAGGGTAATAAAGGTTGCTAAATGCTGATTTATTTTATAATCATACCAAAGAATTTTTTTAAAATTTGATCCTATAGTGAAAAAAGAAGTCATTATAGCCAAAAAACCCAAAAAGGCGCCAAAAATCACCACCCATTTGCCTAAAAATAATTCTAAAGCCGAAATCGCATCCTTGGTTACGGCTGGACCAGCTATCCCAATGACAAGGACTGCGAAAAAGAAAAAAACAAATAAAGGCACTAAGGTACCGATGACAATTGCTCTTTTAATCTTGAAGGGTTTTCTTTTTAATACTTCCACTATCTCCGGCACAGCGCATCCCCCGCTTAAAGAAAATAAAACTGCTCCATAAGGAAAGAAGAAGTCAGCCACACTCACTTTGGCTAGATTACCTGCCTGAACATAAGGCAACCCCCAAAATCCCAAAATGACAATCATTAAAAAAAGGAGCAAACCAACTAAAATCAAATTTATTTTATCCAGTAATTTGACCCCGAAGATAACGCCAGGAGCGAGGAGGGCGAAAAAAAATAAAGTATAAATTTCTACCGAGCCTCCTAACCAGAAATGGAAAATATTCTGGAGGAAAACGCCGCCAAGAACTAAATAAGCAAGCAGAGTGCCAATATGCCCAAATGCACTCATTACGGTGGCAAAAATTTGGACTTTGCGGGAAAAATATTTTTTGATGAAGCCGATATAGCGCCGTTTACCCGGCGTACGCAACACAACCTCTCCATAAAGCAAATGCAAATAAAGGGTGAGACAGCCTCCCAAAAATAACAAAAGCGCGCCCAAAAAAAAGCCGCTTTTCTCCATCGCGTAAGGAAGACCGAATATACCCGCGCCGATAATGGTGCCTACAAGAAGCGAGACAGCGTACCAAAAAGTTTTATTTTTCATGAATTTAGAATCAAGAAGCAAGAATCAAGGAGCGATTTGATTTTACCATATTTAAGTCTCATTTCAAAACCTTAATTCTTAATTCGTAATTCTTGCTTCTGATTAAAAGTGGATAACCCTCTATCCCCTATTTTAAAAATATGCTATAGTGATATGATTTCTTGATACTTATCCACAACTTTTAGAAACAAAATAAAATAATTCCTCCTTCCTTTGATAATTTATCCCGTTAGAAATAAATTTCTAACCAGGGTTTACAAAGGAAGGAAACGGGAAATAGAAAGGAGGTGATTATTCTTGGATAACAATACTCTCTTTAATGAAGAAGACGACAAAAAAGAAAAAGATTCAAAAAAAGATGAGATTGAAGACGAGTTAAATTTAGAAGAAGGAGAAGAGGATATCATTCCGATTGAAGAAACCGGCGGGGGCGGACGTAAAATTCTTTGGACCATCGTTGTCTTGATTATTATTGGGTTAGGCATTTATTCTTTCGCGAAAAGAGAGCAAATCAGAGAAAGCCTGAAGAGCCAAACAGGCGAAGACCAAACAGGAGAACTAGGAGCAGCTTCTGAAACAACTCTAGAAAAATTTACCTGGGAGAATCAAGATCAAAACACAGGTGAAACTCAAGCCAAGACTAGCATCCAAGAGGAGGACAATAAAATTGTCACCACGGAAACCGAACCGCCAAAACTAGAAGAATTTACTGCCAATGGAGAAGAAGGTACGGATGGATCCGCAGACACCCAGACGGAAGTGAAAGAAGAAGTGACCGCAAACGCGCAAGAAAATACCCCACCCGCTATAGAAAGCCAAGAAGATAAATTTGTCGTTGCCGCGCAAAAAGGAGAAGGGATCACCAATCTTGCCCGCCGCGCCCTCAAAGAATATCTGGATAAGACCAACCGCGGAGGAGAACTCAATGCCGAACAAAAAATTTACATTGAGGATTATCTCCAAAACAAAACTGGCACCGAAAGGCTGGGAATCAATGAAACGCGAACGTTTACGGTGGGAATGATGGAAGAATCTATCAATGCCGCAAAACAGCTCAATGAAAAACAACTTAAAAATTTGGAAAAATATTCAAAGCTTGTTTATTCCGAATGAAAATATAAAAAACCGTAATGGAGCCTGTTTTAAAATGGGTTCCATAAAATAAAAAAGCCCTCCACTTAAAAAATGGAGGGGCAGAAAATAAAAAGCAGCCGCTCGCGAAAAGGCATGCCAAAAACCGCGGGCGGTTTTGTTTTCACCCCCTATGGTATAGATGGGGGTACTATTTTAAAACAGAAAACTGTTTCTCCTTACTTGAGATGAGATCTGCCAGGGAATCAATAATCTCCTCTGATTTTACACCTAGCTTCAGAAAATCTTCTCTTTTCATATAACTGGAGGTAATCATTAGTACCCCCACGCCAGCAGCTTTCCCTGCCATAAAATCAGATTTATAACTATCGCCAATCAGGAGAATCTCGCTAGGCTTGATGGGCCATTGCTGCAAAATAGGATCAAAAACCCGGGGGTCAGGCTTCTTAAAGTCGTCGTCACGGGTAATAATAATGTCAAAAACATTCAGATCTAAACCTAAGCGCCGAGCATGCCACCTCAAAATCTTTGAACTGCGGACAGTAACTATCCCCAATAAATATTCTTCTCTTTTTAAGTAAGATATCACATCAATGGCACCAGGGATTAAATCCTTCCTTGATGTTCCTAAGGGCAAAGAAAGATAAGCGCTAACCTCTTGCAAAAACAAATAAATAACCAGAGGGATATTCTTTAAGGTCTTCCATAATCCTAAACGATAAGCCGTTTTGAAACAAAGCCCTAAAGAATTGGTCAAAAAGAGCCGCAACACTCCATCAAAATCA encodes the following:
- a CDS encoding aromatic amino acid transport family protein — its product is MKNKTFWYAVSLLVGTIIGAGIFGLPYAMEKSGFFLGALLLFLGGCLTLYLHLLYGEVVLRTPGKRRYIGFIKKYFSRKVQIFATVMSAFGHIGTLLAYLVLGGVFLQNIFHFWLGGSVEIYTLFFFALLAPGVIFGVKLLDKINLILVGLLLFLMIVILGFWGLPYVQAGNLAKVSVADFFFPYGAVLFSLSGGCAVPEIVEVLKRKPFKIKRAIVIGTLVPLFVFFFFAVLVIGIAGPAVTKDAISALELFLGKWVVIFGAFLGFLAIMTSFFTIGSNFKKILWYDYKINQHLATFITLIVPLCLFLVGARDFIGIISLIGVFIVGIEGVLMIKLFYAARRKGKKRVSYRLPFSHWMPYVLLGVLILGVVLELYFQVSE
- a CDS encoding C39 family peptidase, producing MIISPKKSIFLVLTLSIIAAGFILYWSRVEVEFLEVQQSAQHNSDLPSTPETMEVKEQKDTSSLPQGSLPLASAKIPREEEKIPSEFLLDVPFASQSPYSKWDERDEESCEEASIVMVHYFRQKKVLTKELMRQELDALIEFQIKHYGDYKDSDAEGIAKLAEECYHYKKVRVSYDISISSLKREIAAGNPVIVPAAGRLLYNPYFTPPGPLYHNLVLIGFNEKGFIANDPGTRRGEHYFYPYDVLYNAIHDFPGTKEKIEQGRKAVIIIQ
- a CDS encoding HAD-IA family hydrolase, whose product is MNQEIKITLFDFDGVLRLFLTNSLGLCFKTAYRLGLWKTLKNIPLVIYLFLQEVSAYLSLPLGTSRKDLIPGAIDVISYLKREEYLLGIVTVRSSKILRWHARRLGLDLNVFDIIITRDDDFKKPDPRVFDPILQQWPIKPSEILLIGDSYKSDFMAGKAAGVGVLMITSSYMKREDFLKLGVKSEEIIDSLADLISSKEKQFSVLK